A window of the Citrus sinensis cultivar Valencia sweet orange chromosome 9, DVS_A1.0, whole genome shotgun sequence genome harbors these coding sequences:
- the LOC102625722 gene encoding uncharacterized protein LOC102625722, translated as MDKRWVYFSRHSDEYRKGARDFVNSARANSGMDPTYNTWVLHGENSTYSGMSMQYGDIEMTETYQMYRDQVYFQEPNVSEHTHESSKVEFTNLIKDAETPLYHGCTKHTKISATVSLFKHKVTHGISDKGFDELLQIVRDILPSENTLPESLYSTKKLLKTFDLGYEKIHSCINDCCLFRKELGNAHMCPKCGASRWKVNERTEKIQQGVPAKVLRYFPIIPRLKRMFSVTDMAEQLRWHQTHKSQDGKMRHPVDSLAWDIINKKWPSFASDSQNIRFGLATDGFNPFQDLSTRYSCWPVILVIYNLPPWLCMSKDSLMLSLLIPGPKQPGNDIDVYLAPLVEDLKELWINGVEVYDALSESTFNLRTILMWTINDFPAYANLSGWSTKGKLACPVCRQNTCSKWLSHSKKFAYMGHRRFLHSNHSFRRKQAWFDGVIEEGTRPKIFIGEDIYSENLLVRHNLDVMHIEKNICDSIVSTLLNIKGKTKDGLNSRLDLKRLDIRKDLHPKKENNVLKLPAASHTLSKKEKLIFCKRLASLKLPDGYGSNIAKCISVDECKVVGLKSHDCHVLMQQLIPVALRGILPKGPRKAIFRLCAFFNELCNTVLDRSRLQQLEEEVTETLCMLERFFPPSFFDIMIHLTIHLGREARLCGPVQYRWMYPIERFMKILKGYVKNRARPEGCIAERYIAEEYASVCSKYIKQAAEIGTQHGRNEESENDLLLGGRPISRGKSVSLSDEMLHIAHRYILFNSSEVQPYIEEHLEELKCMDKRLLRNETMLQKKHMDSFSSWLNNKITMQQRQTNLPKTLTWLARGPRNQAMSFSGYVINGFRFHTKEAEKSRQDSGVSLEANTICRASARDPTQVVGKVTYYGVLRDILVLDYNTFQVPIFKCDWANIVNGVKVDEGFTLVNLHEGQSQFGNDPFILASQAKQVFYSEDIEKSNWYVVLKAPQRGFQDLLLASESNYNICLPIDISGHETENDNEDEPLRREGVEDIVCDD; from the exons ATGGATAAAAGATGGGTCTACTTCTCAag acATTCAGATGAATATAGAAAGGGAGCACGTGATTTTGTTAATAGTGCTCGTGCAAATTCAG GCATGGATCCTACTTATAATACTTGGGTTCTTCATGGAGAAAATTCTACTTATTCTGGAATGTCAATGCAATATGGTGATATTGAAATGACAGAAACATATCAGATGTATAGAGATCAAGTTTATTTTCAAGAGCCAAATGTATCAGAGCACACACATGAAAGTAGCAAAGTAGAGttcacaaatcttatcaaAGATGCTGAAACTCCATTGTATCATGGATGTACAAAGCACACAAAAATATCAGCAACTGTTTCCTTATTCAAGCATAAAGTTACCCATGGTATATCTGATAAAGGttttgatgaacttcttcaaattGTTCGTGATATTCTTCCATCAGAAAACACACTTCCTGAGTCATTGTATTCAACAAAAAAGCTACTTAAGACCTTTGACCTTGGGTATGAAAAAATACATTCTTGCATAAATGATTGTTGCCTTTTTAGAAAGGAGTTAGGGAATGCACATATGTGCCCTAAATGTGGTGCTTCCCGTTGGAAAGTTAATGAGCGCACTGAAAAGATTCAACAAGGAGTTCCTGCCAAAGTTTTGCGTTATTTCCCAATAATACCAAGACTTAAAAGGATGTTTAGTGTAACTGATATGGCAGAACAACTTAGGTGGCATCAAACTCATAAAAGTCAAGATGGCAAAATGAGGCATCCAGTGGATTCGCTTGCATGGGATATTATAAACAAGAAGTGGCCATCTTTTGCATCTGATTCCCAAAACATTAGATTTGGCCTTGCTACTGATGGTTTTAATCCCTTCCAAGATCTTAGCACAAGATACAGTTGTTGGCCTGTAATTTTAGTCATCTACAATTTGCCTCCATGGTTATGCATGTCCAAGGATAGTTTAATGTTAAGTTTATTAATTCCAGGGCCAAAGCAACCAGGTAATGACATAGATGTTTATTTGGCACCGCTTGTAGAAGATTTGAAAGAGCTATGGATAAATGGAGTTGAAGTGTATGATGCATTGAGTGAATCcacatttaatttaaggaCAATTTTAATGTGGACCATTAATGATTTCCCAGCTTATGCAAATCTGTCAGGTTGGTCTACAAAGGGAAAATTGGCATGTCCCGTTTGTCGTCAAAATACTTGTTCGAAATGGCTGTCACATAGCAAAAAGTTTGCATACATGGGTCATAGGCGATTTCTTCATTCTAACCATTCATTTAGGAGGAAACAAGCATGGTTTGATGGTGTCATTGAAGAAGGCACTAGACCTAAGATATTCATTGGTGAAGACATTTATTCTGAA aatTTGCTGGTGCGCCATAACTTGGATGTGATGCATATTGAGAAGAACATATGTGATAGCATAGTGAGTACATTGTTGAatataaaagggaaaacaaaagaTGGTCTTAATTCAAGATTAGATCTGAAACGTTTGGATATTAGAAAGGATTTGCATCCTAAGAAGGAGAATAATGTACTGAAGTTACCTGCTGCATCACACACGCTCTCTAAAAAAGAGAAACTGATATTTTGTAAACGGCTTGCTAGTTTAAAGCTACCTGATGGCTATGGCTCAAATATAGCAAAATGTATTTCAGTAGATGAATGCAAGGTGGTTGGACTCAAGTCCCATGATTGCCACGTTCTAATGCAGCAACTCATACCTGTAGCTTTAAGAGGAATTTTACCGAAGGGTCCACGAAAAGCAATTTTTCGATTATGTGCATTTTTTAACGAATTGTGTAACACGGTCTTAGATAGAAGTAGATTACAACAATTGGAGGAAGAAGTGACTGAGACATTGTGCATGTTAGAGAGATTCTTCCCACCTTCGTTCTTTGATATCATGATCCATTTAACTATTCACCTAGGAAGAGAAGCTCGTCTATGTGGACCAGTACAATATCGCTGGATGTACCCAATTGAGAG gtttatgaaaattttaaaaggataTGTAAAAAATCGTGCACGACCCGAAGGATGTATAGCTGAACGGTACATTGCTGAAGAGTATGCATCAGTTTGTAGCAAATATATAAAGCAGGCAGCCGAAATAGGTACTCAACATGGGAGAAATGAAGAATCTGAGAATGACTTATTATTAGGAGGGCGTCCAATATCTAGAGGCAAGTCTGTTAGCCTTTCGGATGAGATGTTACATATTGCTCAtcgatatattttatttaacagcTCAGAGGTCCAACCTTATATAGA AGAACACTTGGAAGAATTGAAGTGTATGGATAAACGACTTTTGAGAAATGAAACCATGTTACAGAAAAAGCATATGGATAGTTTTAGCTCGTGGTTAAATAATAAG atAACAATGCAGCAGAGACAAACCAATTTGCCAAAAACTTTAACATGGCTTGCAAGAGGACCAAGGAATCAAGCAATGTCATTTTCTGGATATGTTATTAACGGCTTCCGATTTCATACAAAGGAAGCTGAAAAGTCTCGACAAGATAGTGGTGTTTCACTTGAAGCAAATACAATTTGTAGAGCTAGTGCAAGGGACCCTACACAAGTTGTTGGGAAAGTCACTTATTATGGAGTGTTGAGGGATATATTAGTGCTTGACTACAATACTTTTCAGGTCCCCATTTTCAAATGTGATTGGGCTAATATAGTTAATGGTGTTAAAGTCGATGAAGGATTCACTTTAGTTAACCTTCACGAAGGACAAAGCCAATTTGGAAATGATCCATTCATTTTAGCTTCACAAGCTAAACAAGTATTTTATTCTGAGGatattgaaaaatcaaattggtATGTAGTATTGAAAGCACCACAAAGAGGGTTCCAAGATTTATTATTGGCTAGTGAGAGTAATTACAATATATGCCTACCAATTGACATAAGTGGCCATGAAACTGAAAATGATAATGAGGACGAACCTCTGAGAAGGGAAGGAGTTGAGGATATAGTGTGTGATGACTAG
- the LOC102615409 gene encoding G-type lectin S-receptor-like serine/threonine-protein kinase At4g27290 produces MGNLPFSYSFISCVFLLSIKLSIAADTITPSRFIRDGEKLVSSSQRFELGFFSPGKSKYRYLGIWYKQISDTVVWVANRNRPIFDSNATLTIGSSGNLVILNLKNGTIWSSNMTRKAGSPVAQLLDTGNLVLRDNFSSNSSEGHLWQSFDHPSDTLLPGMKLGWDLKTGLERYQTSWRSADDPSPGNYTHRLDIHVLPKLCTYNGSVKLLCSGPWNGVAFQAAPSYSYLYEPTVVDNEDEIYYRYDSYNSPIIMMLKLNPSGKIQRLIWNERNNGWEVFFSGPDYFCQIFGSCGANSVCSIDKTPNCECLMGFKLESQLNQTRPRSCVRSHLVDCTNRDRFVMIDDIKLPDLEEVLLNESMNLKECEAECLKNCTCRAYANSKVTGGGSGCLMWFGDLVDIRKAIGHNNGQSVYIRVPASEVGKKKLLWILVILALPAVLFPASCIICQRRKLKEKETKKSQDMLQFDINMSIATRANEFCKGNKAANSKTRDSWFPMFSLASVSAATANFSTENKLGEGGFGPVYKGRLHNGQEVAVKRLSSQSGQGLEEFKNEIKLIAKLQHRNLVRLLGCCIELEEKILIYEYMPNKSLDIFLFDTPKESPLGWETRVRVIEEIAQGLLYLHQYSRLRVIHRDLKASNILLDKDMNPKISDFGMAKMFGGDELQSKTKRIVGTYGYMSPEYAQQGLFSIKSDVFSFGVLLLETLSSKRNTDFSNTDSLTLLGRAWDLWKDDRAWELIDPILQNEASYLILNRYINVALLCVQEDAVDRPTMFEVVSMLTNETFNLPHPQQPAFSSIRGLKNTILPANGETGACSVSCLTLSVMDAR; encoded by the exons ATGGGGAACCTTCCTTTTTCGTACAGTTTTATTTCTTGTGTCTTTCTCTTGAGCATTAAGTTGTCAATAGCAGCTGATACCATAACACCCTCAAGATTCATTCGTGATGGAGAAAAGTTAGTTTCATCATCCCAAAGGTTTGAGCTAGGCTTCTTCTCTCCTGGGAAATCAAAGTATAGGTATCTGGGAATATGGTACAAGCAGATCTCTGATACGGTTGTGTGGGTTGCAAACAGAAATCGTCCAATCTTTGATTCAAATGCAACATTAACCATTGGCAGCAGTGGAAACCTTGTTATTCTCAACTTAAAAAATGGCACTATCTGGTCTTCAAACATGACTAGAAAAGCAGGAAGTCCAGTGGCACAACTGTTAGATACTGGAAACCTTGTTCTTAGGGATAATTTTAGCAGTAATAGTTCTGAAGGCCATCTGTGGCAGAGCTTTGACCACCCATCAGACACATTGTTACCAGGAATGAAGTTGGGCTGGGACTTAAAGACTGGTCTGGAACGTTATCAAACTTCATGGAGAAGTGCTGACGATCCATCCCCTGGAAATTATACTCACAGACTTGACATTCATGTGTTACCTAAGTTGTGTACTTACAATGGATCGGTAAAATTACTCTGTTCCGGACCATGGAATGGGGTTGCCTTTCAAGCTGCTCCTTCTTATAGCTATCTTTATGAACCAACTGTGGTGGATAATGAAGATGAGATTTATTACAGGTATGACTCCTACAACAGTCCCATCATAATGATGTTAAAACTCAACCCATCAGGTAAGATCCAGCGTCTCATATGGAATGAGAGAAACAATGGGTGGGAAGTGTTTTTCTCAGGGCCAGATTATTTTTGCCAAATTTTTGGGAGTTGTGGTGCTAATAGTGTTTGTAGCATCGACAAGACACCTAATTGCGAATGTTTGATGGGATTTAAGCTCGAATCACAGCTCAACCAGACTAGGCCTAGATCATGTGTGAGAAGTCATTTAGTGGATTGCACAAATAGAGACAGGTTTGTAATGATTGATGATATTAAACTACCTGATTTGGAAGAGGTTTTGCTAAATGAGAGTATGAATCTTAAGGAATGTGAGGCGGAGTGCTTGAAGAACTGCACTTGTAGAGCTTACGCTAATTCCAAAGTTACAGGTGGAGGCAGTGGCTGTTTGATGTGGTTTGGGGACCTGGTTGATATCAGAAAGGCCATTGGCCACAACAACGGACAGTCCGTCTACATACGAGTACCGGCTTCTGAAGTAG GGAAAAAAAAGCTTCTATGGATATTAGTAATACTTGCTCTTCCAGCAGTACTTTTTCCTGCTTCTTGCATAATTTGTCAGAGGAGAAAACTCAAAGAAAAAG aaacaaagaaaagccAAGATATGTTACAATTTGACATAAATATGAGCATTGCGACAAGAGCAAATGAATTCTGCAAGGGAAATAAAGCTGCGAATTCTAAGACTAGGGATTCTTGGTTTCCCATGTTTAGCTTGGCCAGCGTATCTGCAGCTACGGCTAACTTCTCTACAGAGAATAAGCTAGGAGAAGGTGGCTTTGGTCCTGTTTATAAG GGGCGATTGCATAATGGACAAGAAGTTGCAGTTAAGAGGCTCTCTAGTCAATCAGGGCAAGGACTGGAAGAGTttaaaaatgagataaaactTATAGCAAAACTCCAACACAGGAACCTTGTTAGACTATTGGGTTGCTGTATAGAACTAGAAGAAAAGATTTTGATCTACGAGTACATGCCTAACAAAAGCTTGGATATTTTCCTTTTCG ATACCCCCAAAGAGAGTCCATTAGGATGGGAAACACGTGTTAGAGTCATTGAAGAAATTGCTCAAGGGCTTTTATATCTTCATCAATATTCCAGATTAAGAGTTATTCACAGAGATCTCAAGGCAAGTAATATTCTTTTAGATAAGGACATGAACCCCAAAATATCAGATTTTGGCATGGCCAAAATGTTTGGTGGTGATGAGTTGCAGTCAAAGACGAAAAGGATTGTTGGAACTTA TGGTTATATGTCACCTGAGTATGCTCAACAAGGCCTCTTCTCCATCAAGTCTGATGTGTTTAGTTTTGGAGTATTGCTTTTGGAAACACTAAGTAGCAAGAGGAATACAGACTTCTCCAATACTGATTCCCTTACTCTTCTTGGCCGT GCTTGGGATTTGTGGAAAGATGATAGAGCTTGGGAACTGATAGATCCGATACTGCAAAATGAAGCATCATATCTGATATTGAATAGATACATTAACGTGGCCCTTCTCTGTGTTCAAGAGGATGCTGTAGATAGGCCAACCATGTTTGAAGTTGTCTCAATGCTTACCAATGAGACATTTAATTTACCTCATCCCCAACAACCTGCTTTTTCAAGTATAAGAGGTCTTAAAAATACAATTCTGCCTGCAAATGGGGAGACTGGAGCTTGTTCGGTAAGTTGCTTAACGCTTTCAGTGATGGATGCTCGATAG